The Glycine max cultivar Williams 82 chromosome 17, Glycine_max_v4.0, whole genome shotgun sequence genome contains the following window.
ttgtgagtccaaaatatattttataaaataaaaaatatttatttatcatacattctaattatgtaaaaaaacatttattacatGCTATCCTCAATTTAAAATACTAGTAGTTTTAAATAAGGGTAAATAGTCAAATTTATCCTTAAGAGTCCAAGACATTGACAAATTGAtctctgaaagatgaaaaatttaaatttagtccCTGGATGTGTAAAAAATGTGACGAATTAGTCATACAaacaatttaatgataaattgatcCCGAAACTTTGCAAATTAATGTcaagttagtaaaaaaatatagtttattgtcaaatttaacattacaacttaatgaaaaaatggtttaaaaaatttaataacataattgatttgttgcatttttttcacattttgaactaaatttatatttttcatcttttagggacCAATTTATCATCACATCACACTTTCAAATACAAATTTGACTACTTACCCTTTAAATAATAAACttggatgaatgaaaaaaaaatgacttcTGATCTTTTGTCTCTCCTCTCTTTGGCTTTCATGTCACTCTCCTTCTACTCCTTTTTCTAGATAATCCCTTTTAaggtaaaatgaaaaatgtaaattgttaaataatttttttccgttAGTTATAAAGGTTTTATTTTCaagttttaactttaaaataggACTTAACCatagattttcttttcttttctttcaactCCTTTTATTATTGAGCATGCTTTGAAAGTTTTCACATTACACTCACAACTCACTAGCTACGCTTTATACTTGAAGGGCTTGTACTTGCGAAGAGCTTGATTCATCCCATGAATGGCAGCAATTGCTATAGCCAGTGATAGTAACATGAAAACCAAGCTCaatgttttaagtccaagccatCTCATTGCTcctttctttatcttctttctTGCAATGTACATCTCCACTGGAAAATATACTGTTATTGGCCAGAACCCAATGGCCCCCAAAAGGGCAAGCATCTCATTGAAAAAAGGCATTGCCATGGCTAGAATAGTCACTGCTGCCACAAATATGGTCCTCCAAACTAGCCTAAAGAAGCTAAGGCAGAACTTCATTCTCCCGATGATCAAAGGGTATTCCCTATTAATAAAACTTGAGCTTGGCCACCTTTCTCTAGCCCATGTTTCAACTGCACCAAAAATAGGTTGGACAATAACCTACCACAATTTATTCATTCTTTTGATCAGTAAACTTATTAGAACAAGTAATTGAAATTcacaaaaggaaaagatcaacaatttaataaatttatttcacaaGAGTTATATATTATAAGGCTATGAGAAATGTTAGAAACATACTGCTAACATACTTTTTTATTAGtagaaattgattgaaaatgaagaaattttgtTGGTCTGTCATCATATTTAATGATTCTTTCTCTTGTGTTtgtagttttaaataaattttaatgaattaaaaataatgtgtttGAAGAAGTGTGTTTCTAACAATCCTCTAAgcttaattgtaaaatttaccaagaaaattttaaatttttttctaagttttaccgtgaaacttattaaaattagttatacAACTTCATTAAAATGTCATACTAGCAtgtcattagtggatccaattTTCCTATAAGTTTATGAAATGcctacaaaatcaaaattttaatctaGAAATTACATTTGTATTTAGTCATTagtctttccttcttttttatacatatttagtCTTTAGACTTTATATACCAGTTTTGTCCAACTAAACCTATATGTTCAACCCATTCTAACAATCACATTGCTTTTATATTAATGTGttggtaattaattataaaactcCCATTTAACAAGATCAATCAAATAGATTTTCAAACACACCCTACACCCTAAGTACTATAAATTTTGTCAACAAAATGTTTTGAATGTCATAACTCATAAGATGAAAGACAATGTGTCTGAACCTGATATGCTCCAACCAGGTGCACCACAATGAAGACATTGGCTATGTCAATTAGCCAAAAAGGTTCTTTAAAGCCAGAGCTCAATAGGATGTTGCCAGGTGTTTCTGAGCCAAATGCAGCATAGCCAGAGCATGCACATAGCTGGAAGAAAACCGTCATTGTGGATATACCTATCAtatttgccttcttcatcaCTTTATTTTCTGGTGGTGATGATCTCAAAGTGTCCTGTTTTCCATGCCAGATCagtataaaatcaaaataatttaaagtgtAACAAtggcaagaagaaaaaaataattgtttctaGAAGTCAAATTAAACTATATATTAAGTCCTTACAATTGTTCTCATTCTAagttttaatctatattttccTTGATTCATAGGAATTAAAGACAATTATCAAAGAATTTATAATGTACCCTGCTCAACCAACAAGTTTTAGTCTTTGTATGAGAAAATGGTAAGTTTTAGTTCTATGCatgcattaaaattaatttttggtcCTCattactaatataaaaaaacattttctaacaATGAAACCGCTACAAAAAAGATGACAATGAAACCATGGAAGACTATTATGAACTAAGACTATACAATCGTATATAcgaactaaaacataaaataaagacaATCATAGAAATGAAATGATTAGtttaacctaaaaaaatatattgttatgtTATTCGTATTTTGtctatcattttatttctttttgttttgtctcTTCTAAACATGAGTATCATTTTCTTGAAGAAAGTGTAATATAATGCAGTTGATATCCAATGTATCAACCACCTGAACCTACTGCAAACTGTTTTATTCATGCACATTTTATTGTTAGCCATTCGATAATGCTAAgaggaaataaataaacatatgcaTGCAAGACCATAAAGTGTAAGAgtgaatataattatataataattggaTTATATTTGTACCAAGAGACACCATCTTCTGTATCAAATGACTTGGAGATTGAGATTTGAGAAAAAGTTAAGTAATTCTATAATTGAAATTGGAAAACATGATACTATTATTTCGTGGacaacaaattcaaatttccttatTTATTGTGCATGCATACCTGAATATCTACGGCAATTTGagaataacaactagcaagtgCAATGTTTCCTAATGCAATGAGCATGTTCCACAAGTTATGATCTGCTGAACTTTGTATATTGTTGCCGCCCATTAAAGATGTACTTTTTCCTTTCCCTGCTTCAACCCATATATAAATCCTCATAAACCATTACAGATAAAGCATAATCTATTTAGAACCTAAtataaagaagaagaatcaaGAGAGTGTTCAGCCAATTGAATGATTTTGAatcctaaaaagaaaaaaagaaaaatgattttcttttagtATCTTTCTCACTAGTccaaatttgaataataatattttatatgacaaagtgttaattaatcaattaaataaatatcttaaactttattttctaaaagcaATACTatcttttttagaaaaaaaaatgtactttttatattaaacTTATATGTGTTTAAGTGTGCATGAATATAAGTTTTAGCTTAAGTAGAAGAAGTTCGTGTTGGAGAGAAAATATACACACACAGTAGAGAGAGAAGACAAGTATTAGGGAGAAAGAGTTTCTAATCTCATTAACGTTGAGACTAATACATGTTCAGTATTTATACTAAACAAACTACAATGCACACTATGTGTTAACAACCAATTAACACTCTAATagaattaattgtttttgttatatttcaAATTACATTCCACAATACTCCTTAATTCAAACACTAAATAGAAACTGCATGCATCTCCTTTCTCAGTTTCTCAAAATGATCTTTCTTTCAAAGCCTTTGTTAGTATGTTTGCAAGCTGCTCTTTTGTTAGATAGTAAATCAATTCAAAGTTCCCTTTGTTCActtgatctcttagaaaatggaaTCGAGTCTTAATATGTTTGCTTCTACCATGGGATACCGAATTCTTAGCTAGATTAATGGCTGATTTATTGTCAACCATCAACTACATATGTTTCTTCAAATCAATAATTAACTTCTTCAACAATGATTTCAACCAAAGAGCTAGACATGTAGCAAATGATCCAACAACATATTTAGTTTCACATGTTGAGAAAGCTATAGTAGGTTGTTTCTTTGAGCACCAAGAGATTGGTTCACTcagaaatttgaaaatatagcCAGATGTACTTTTCTTATCAACCTTATCACCTCTCCAAGCCGAGTCAAAGTATCCTACAAGAAATTTCATAGTTGTTGCTCCTTGTTTGGAAAGAGTACTCCATACTCCCATATTTCCTTATAGATATCTCATTATCCTCTTTGTAACATATAAATGAGATCTTCTCAAATCATCCATAAATCGACTAGACaagccaaaaagaaaaatatgctaGGCCTTCTATTGCGCAAATACCTCAAGGATCCCACAATCTGTTTGAATAGAGTATTGTTAACACTCTCATCATCATTTCCTTTCATGAGTTTTGCATTTGCATCCATTGGTGTCACAACTAAGTTGCAATTAGTCATATTGAATCTTTTCAATATTTCTAATGCATACTTCTTTTGGTGCAAGATAGTTCTGGTTGAAGCATTTGTAAACTCTATACCTAAGAAATAACTGAGTCTTCCCAagtctatcatttcaaattcaaacatcATGTCAAATTTGAAATCATCAATCTCCTTAAGATTGTTCCCAATAACCAATAGATCATCAACATAGAGGCATATTATTACTTGATCCAATCCTCCATTTTGCAATCTTACATATACTCCATGCCCAATATAGCACTTGCTAAAGTATTGCTGAACCAAAAAGGCATCAATCCTTTTATTCCAAGCTCTAGGGGCTTGCTTCAACCCATAGAGTGCCTTTTTAAGCTTGTACACCATATCTTCTCTTCCTTTTATCTCAAATCCAGGTGGTTGAATGACATAAACCTCTTCCTTCAAAGGTCCATTGAGGAATACAAACTTCACATCAAGTTGAAAAAGGGGCCAGCTTCTTGCACTACCACCAATCTAATTGTCTCAACCCTTGCCATTGGTGCAAATACTTTTGAGTGGTCAAGACTAGCCCTTTGTAGAAAGCCCTTTACAACCAATCTTTCTTTGTGCTTTATAGGTTGATTCTTGTCTTCcaagtttcttcttctttgacCAGGGCCATGTTTGAAGAAAAGTGAGCCAAATATTCTAAGATGACTCACAATTGGCTTCCTTCCTGTCCAAATGTCCTTAGGAACTTTCTCCTTCAATTTCTTAGTTGGGCACTTGTTCAACAAATAGGCAACTATTGAGATAGCTTTACCCCTACAATGATTGTGGTAAGGCCTTCTCTTTCAACATACTTCTTACCATATTCAccattgttttgtttcttcttcctgCAAGACCATTGTGTTATGGTGTGTAGGGAGTTGTTACCTCATGCAAAATTACATTCCTCGTGTAGAATTCATCAAACTCATTAGAGTTGTATTCTCCTCCTCTATCAGTTCTTAATATTTTGATGGACTTTCCACTTTGTCACTCAACTATAACTCTAAATTTTTGAGTGTATCGAAAGCCTCATACATAGCTTTGATCAAATATATCCACATCATTCTACTAAACTCATAAACAAAGGAAATGAAATACTTGTTTCCTTCCCATTGAAGGGATTTCAAATGACCCACATATACCAAAGTACACTACATCCAATAAACATGTTGCTCTAATAGGAAAACTTGATTTAAAAGAGTTCCTTGATTGCTTACCAATTAGACACACCTCACACACCTTCTCTCGTATTATGACTGAAGGAATTCCAACAACCAATTTTTTAGATCCAAGCTAGTGTAagctcttgaaattcaaatgacacCATACCTTGAGTGCCAAAGCTAACACTTCTCCTAAATTCAGTAGCCTTTAAGCATTTAACTTCAGTAGTATGGATGTTGATTTGAAAGGTTATATTCCTTGAGAGTGAGGCTTTCAAAATCAACCTCTTACTGAAGTCAAACAACTCAAGAAAATCTCACTTCATGGTGactgagaatattttctgaattAGTTGCCTAATGCTTATCATATTGCACTTCATCCTAGGTACATACAACACATTCTTCACAATTGTAggtttttcatctcttctcttgattacaatgttGCCAACACCATCAACATTCAAGGTTTTGTCGTCAACAAATTAAACCTTGCTCTTTCTGGATGTATCAAGATCAGTTAACCACTCCTTGTGATTGGTCATGTGATTCAAGCAACCTGTATCAAGATACCATGACTCATTTTGCACAACATCATCATTGTTGGTTACCATCAATAGAACAATATCTGAGTCTAAATCTTCTTGGACCACATGTGctttcattatcatttgttcttttctgcTTGCCTTTTCCATACCAACAGTCATTAGCAAAGTGTCCCCATTTTTCACAATTGAAGCACTAAATTTtgcttttataaaatttctttcctcttttgcCTTTTGCTAACCCTCCTTTTCTATTCGAAGATTTAGGTTTGTCACCATCAACCTTTGAATGTTCTTGATTAGAGGACCAACTCCCTTTGCtgaattttccttttcctttcttccattttctttaaTCACCACTCCCTTTCTTTGTTGCTTGAGACCATAATGCTTGATCAACACTTTTTTCATTACTCATTTCATCTAGTCTTAGTTCATTAGCCTTAAGAGATCCATGTAACTCCTCAATCATCATGGGCTCTACATCTTTTGACTCCTCAATTGCCACTACTATGTGATCGAATCTGGGAGTCATTGTACAAAAGATCTTGTCAAGAATCATTTCATCAATCATATTCTTTTCCATATGCTTTCATCTTATTTGTCATAGTTATGACTCTTGTAAAATAGTCTGCTACCTTCTCAAGATCCTCCATTTTTGGCATCTCATATTGCCTCTGTAAAGCCTGAAGTCACACTTTCTTGCCTTTCTCACTACCAGCGTGACACTTCTACAGTATGTCCCAAACCTCCTTGGTTGCGGTTGCTATAGAGATCTTCTCAAATTGGGCATCATCAACACTTAGATGTAGTAGAAACATGATCTTGCAATCTTTTTTCTATGATTCTTTGTATGCTATTCTCTGGGCTTTACTGGAACCTTCACTCGATACCGTATACCCATTTGTCACAACTTcaaaaaaatcttgaaaatcGAACAATACCTTCATTTAGGTGTTCCTTCTATCTTGGAAGTTGGTAGGGATGCTTTTGCTAGTCCCAACCATTGCCACCACTTTCTCTTATGTGACTTTGACAGGTCCCACACTTACGAGCTCTAATTACCAAATTTG
Protein-coding sequences here:
- the LOC100804643 gene encoding amino acid permease 8; translation: MTEDSVLVIEGADSLLDDDGKPRRTGTAWTASAHIITAVIGAGVLSLAWAMAQLGWIIGIFSILLFAIVNLYTSNLLADCYRSPDPVTGKRNHSYMEAVRRNLGGKMHMVCAFFQYSNLIGPAIGYTITTAISVVTIRKINCFHQNGTAASCRFSTNPYMIALGTVQIVLSQIPNFHNLSWLSIIAAIMSFGYALIGAGLSLATVIQGKGKSTSLMGGNNIQSSADHNLWNMLIALGNIALASCYSQIAVDIQDTLRSSPPENKVMKKANMIGISTMTVFFQLCACSGYAAFGSETPGNILLSSGFKEPFWLIDIANVFIVVHLVGAYQVIVQPIFGAVETWARERWPSSSFINREYPLIIGRMKFCLSFFRLVWRTIFVAAVTILAMAMPFFNEMLALLGAIGFWPITVYFPVEMYIARKKIKKGAMRWLGLKTLSLVFMLLSLAIAIAAIHGMNQALRKYKPFKYKA